A genomic segment from Flavobacterium sp. 9R encodes:
- a CDS encoding glycosyltransferase family 4 protein has translation MKIIAVHLVNDFSESSKVLKQLVKGWSKNNINAELYMGKGRKGFLSTTTQTTTNHFWYPVFKNPILKLLFIITSQFILFTKLLFTLKKSDTLYINTVLPFGAALAGKIRGCKIMYHIHDTSLTPKIFKLFLFNVVKWTANEVVYVSDFLAKQEPLKIKSNVIYNVLEKDFINQCKGIKTTQKESKIILMICSLKANKGVSEFLQLAHLNRNYTFKLVLDASQKEIDNYFKLEYLPDNLVIYPTQEDTHPFYREASIVLNLSDTRSSVETFGLTILEAMAYGLPTIVPPVGGVVELVKEGENGFLIDSKNIPLLTRSLNELLQNTALYQKMSTTAKEYSRFFCEEYFESESTRILSN, from the coding sequence ATGAAAATTATAGCCGTACATTTAGTAAACGATTTTAGCGAAAGCTCAAAAGTTTTAAAACAACTAGTAAAAGGTTGGTCTAAAAATAATATCAATGCCGAGCTTTATATGGGTAAAGGTAGAAAAGGTTTTTTGTCTACTACGACACAAACTACTACTAATCATTTTTGGTATCCCGTTTTTAAAAATCCAATATTAAAATTGCTATTTATTATAACTAGCCAATTTATACTATTTACTAAACTTCTTTTTACTTTAAAAAAATCGGATACGCTTTATATCAATACGGTATTGCCATTTGGTGCTGCTTTAGCAGGAAAAATAAGAGGGTGCAAAATTATGTACCATATTCACGACACCAGCTTGACTCCAAAAATTTTCAAACTGTTCCTTTTTAACGTTGTAAAATGGACAGCAAATGAAGTTGTTTATGTTTCTGATTTCTTAGCCAAACAAGAGCCTCTAAAAATAAAAAGTAATGTAATTTACAACGTACTAGAAAAAGACTTTATAAACCAATGCAAGGGTATTAAAACTACTCAAAAAGAAAGTAAAATTATTCTAATGATTTGTTCTTTAAAAGCGAATAAAGGGGTTAGCGAGTTTTTGCAATTGGCACATTTGAATAGAAATTATACATTCAAATTGGTGCTAGATGCTTCTCAAAAAGAAATTGACAACTACTTTAAATTAGAATATCTTCCAGACAATTTAGTTATTTACCCAACACAAGAAGATACACATCCTTTCTACAGAGAAGCTAGTATAGTGCTCAATTTGTCTGATACTCGTTCATCAGTAGAGACTTTTGGTCTTACTATTCTAGAAGCAATGGCCTATGGATTGCCAACAATTGTTCCCCCTGTAGGTGGTGTAGTTGAATTAGTAAAAGAGGGTGAAAATGGCTTTTTGATTGACAGCAAAAACATCCCATTGCTCACCAGAAGCTTGAACGAATTATTACAAAACACGGCTCTTTATCAAAAAATGAGTACTACTGCAAAAGAATACAGCCGTTTTTTCTGCGAAGAGTATTTTGAGAGTGAATCTACTAGAATCCTTTCGAACTAA
- a CDS encoding MmcQ/YjbR family DNA-binding protein, whose amino-acid sequence MNLETFYEYCLSKKAVTEHFPFDEDTLVFKVGGKMFALSSLKQWEKKEPSVNLKCDPERALELRANYDAIKEGYHMSKIHWNTVAINQDVPDAMLKALIDHSYDLVFKSLTKKIQGEIADLPID is encoded by the coding sequence ATGAATTTAGAAACATTTTATGAGTACTGCTTGTCAAAAAAAGCAGTAACAGAGCATTTTCCTTTTGATGAAGACACTTTAGTTTTTAAAGTAGGAGGCAAAATGTTTGCCCTGTCTTCGTTAAAACAATGGGAAAAGAAGGAACCCTCGGTAAATCTCAAGTGTGATCCCGAGCGCGCTTTAGAATTGCGTGCCAATTACGACGCCATCAAGGAAGGGTATCATATGAGCAAAATACACTGGAACACCGTTGCGATTAATCAAGATGTTCCAGATGCTATGCTCAAAGCATTAATCGACCATTCGTATGACTTAGTTTTTAAAAGTCTTACGAAAAAAATACAGGGCGAAATTGCTGATTTACCTATCGATTAG
- a CDS encoding GNAT family N-acetyltransferase, whose amino-acid sequence MIRVSTDKTKLDVHFIQNFLKDIYWAAGRTIEEVQVCIDSSVCFGVYQDDAQIGFARVITDYVVFAYVMDVFIAEEYRGKGYSSILIQAMMEEPQLQQVKIWRLATTDAHFLYEKFGFTTLAHPEKMMEKIKV is encoded by the coding sequence ATGATTCGCGTTTCTACCGATAAAACAAAGTTGGATGTTCATTTTATTCAAAATTTTTTGAAGGATATCTATTGGGCGGCTGGTCGAACAATCGAAGAGGTACAAGTATGCATTGATAGTTCGGTGTGTTTTGGGGTTTATCAGGATGATGCCCAAATTGGGTTTGCCAGAGTAATTACGGATTATGTGGTTTTTGCGTACGTTATGGATGTCTTTATCGCTGAGGAGTATCGAGGTAAAGGGTATTCTTCGATTTTGATACAAGCAATGATGGAAGAGCCGCAATTACAACAAGTGAAAATCTGGCGATTGGCCACGACAGATGCCCATTTTTTATATGAAAAATTTGGATTTACAACCTTAGCTCATCCCGAAAAGATGATGGAAAAAATAAAAGTATGA
- a CDS encoding cyclase family protein, giving the protein MKATINNEYTIDLSKPIDISIPLTNTDENPIAWYIEKPVIEPVVFGDWVGKVSEGSSSTNFNNIFFNPHGHGTHTECLGHITREFYSVNQCLKQFFFRAELISVVPEVQGEDLVITLKSLSTALEVTLQSGISFEALVIRTLPNFKLKKHQNYSNTNPPYLTEEAAQFIRENGIQHLLIDLPSVDKEKDEGKLLAHKAFWNVKDVNNLNADARLNCTITEMIYVPDEVLDGPYVLNLQIASFENDASPSKPILYQI; this is encoded by the coding sequence ATGAAAGCAACCATCAACAACGAATATACAATCGACTTATCAAAGCCCATTGATATTTCGATTCCTTTGACCAACACCGATGAAAATCCTATTGCTTGGTATATTGAAAAACCCGTCATTGAACCAGTAGTTTTTGGGGATTGGGTTGGGAAAGTATCGGAAGGAAGCTCATCGACCAATTTTAATAACATCTTTTTCAATCCACACGGACACGGTACGCATACCGAATGTTTGGGACACATCACGCGGGAATTTTACAGTGTGAATCAATGTTTGAAACAGTTTTTCTTTAGAGCTGAATTGATTTCTGTGGTGCCAGAAGTGCAGGGGGAAGATTTAGTGATTACATTAAAAAGCCTCTCGACTGCGCTCGAGGTAACATTACAATCGGGTATTTCTTTTGAAGCTTTAGTAATTAGAACTTTGCCTAATTTTAAATTAAAAAAACACCAAAACTATTCGAATACCAATCCACCGTATCTGACGGAAGAAGCAGCGCAGTTTATTCGTGAAAACGGTATCCAACATTTATTAATCGATTTGCCGAGTGTAGACAAGGAGAAAGATGAGGGAAAATTATTGGCGCACAAAGCGTTTTGGAATGTAAAAGATGTGAATAACCTTAATGCAGATGCAAGATTGAATTGCACTATCACCGAAATGATTTACGTGCCCGATGAAGTGCTAGATGGTCCTTATGTGTTGAATTTGCAAATTGCATCTTTTGAAAATGATGCCAGTCCGAGTAAACCTATTTTATACCAAATATGA
- a CDS encoding GxxExxY protein has protein sequence MTENELSRVVFDCALKVHQTLGPGLLESAYEECLFYELKKSGLAVQKQKPLPLIYEEVKLDVGYRIDIVVEDKLIIEIKSVDALNEVHFAQLLTYLKLTNCKLGLLMNFNVVLIKNGIKRVANNL, from the coding sequence ATGACTGAAAACGAATTATCAAGAGTTGTTTTTGATTGTGCATTAAAAGTCCATCAAACGTTAGGCCCAGGTCTTTTGGAAAGTGCTTATGAAGAATGTTTGTTCTATGAATTAAAAAAATCAGGATTAGCCGTTCAAAAACAGAAACCATTGCCTTTGATTTATGAAGAAGTTAAATTAGATGTTGGGTATCGCATTGATATAGTAGTTGAAGATAAATTAATAATAGAAATAAAATCAGTGGACGCCTTAAATGAAGTTCATTTTGCTCAATTACTAACTTATTTGAAATTAACGAATTGCAAATTAGGTTTACTTATGAATTTTAATGTTGTATTAATCAAAAACGGAATTAAAAGAGTGGCAAATAATCTTTAG
- the hemW gene encoding radical SAM family heme chaperone HemW → MSGIYIHIPFCKQACHYCDFHFSTSMKKKEEMVLAIAKELQMRKNELLDCARSDKNDVEFWEVETIYFGGGTPSVLTTEEIEFLIDEIYNHYNVVENPEITLEANPDDLTSERIVELSKSPINRLSIGIQSFFEADLTMMNRAHNSVEAQKCLELATQYFDNISIDLIYGIPGMSNEQWQQNIETALGFGVPHISSYALTVEPKTALNTLIQKGKIDAPKDEVAEAHFQILVETLEKNGFIHYELSNFGKENYFSKNNSAYWLGKKYIGIGPSAHSYDGISRSWNVANNALYLKAIQQNQLPNEKEILSTADRYNEYIMTGLRTIWGVALDRIEKEFGERYLDYLIKQSEKFIKDELLSIENNILKPTPKGKFLTDGIASDLFYINSEI, encoded by the coding sequence ATGAGCGGCATCTACATCCACATCCCATTCTGCAAACAAGCGTGTCACTATTGCGACTTTCATTTTTCGACTTCGATGAAGAAAAAAGAGGAGATGGTTTTGGCTATTGCCAAAGAATTGCAAATGCGCAAAAATGAGCTTCTCGACTGCGCTCGAAGTGACAAAAATGATGTTGAATTCTGGGAAGTGGAAACGATTTATTTTGGAGGAGGTACGCCTTCGGTACTGACTACGGAAGAAATTGAATTTTTGATTGACGAAATTTACAATCATTACAATGTTGTTGAAAATCCAGAAATTACCCTTGAAGCGAATCCAGATGATTTGACCAGTGAGCGAATTGTGGAATTGTCCAAAAGCCCAATCAATAGACTCAGTATTGGAATTCAGTCGTTTTTTGAAGCCGATTTAACGATGATGAATCGCGCGCACAATTCGGTAGAAGCTCAAAAATGTTTGGAACTCGCGACTCAATATTTTGATAATATTTCAATTGATTTGATTTATGGTATTCCGGGTATGAGTAATGAACAATGGCAACAAAATATCGAAACTGCATTGGGTTTTGGTGTTCCTCATATTTCGAGTTACGCCTTGACGGTAGAACCCAAAACCGCTTTGAATACACTCATTCAAAAGGGTAAAATAGACGCTCCTAAAGACGAAGTAGCCGAAGCCCATTTCCAAATACTAGTCGAAACCCTCGAGAAAAATGGTTTTATTCATTATGAGTTGTCCAATTTCGGGAAAGAAAATTATTTCTCGAAGAACAATTCGGCGTATTGGTTGGGCAAAAAATACATAGGAATTGGTCCTTCGGCGCACAGTTATGATGGAATTTCGAGAAGTTGGAATGTGGCGAATAATGCTTTGTATCTGAAAGCCATTCAACAAAATCAATTGCCCAACGAAAAAGAAATCTTATCTACAGCTGACCGTTATAACGAATACATTATGACAGGATTGCGAACCATTTGGGGCGTTGCATTGGATAGAATTGAAAAAGAATTTGGAGAGCGCTATTTAGATTATCTCATCAAACAGTCAGAGAAATTCATAAAGGATGAGTTGCTTTCTATTGAAAACAACATTCTAAAACCTACCCCAAAAGGAAAATTCTTGACAGATGGAATCGCGAGTGATTTGTTTTATATAAATTCGGAGATTTAA
- a CDS encoding four helix bundle protein codes for MKFQDLLSYKKGFDVAMAVFELSKSFPKEETYSLTDQIRRSSRSVTITIAEAYRKREYPKYFHSKLTDADAENSETQGWLEYALACKYITIESFTSLTESSKEVGRLINYMILNPEKFGVKKE; via the coding sequence ATGAAATTTCAAGATTTATTAAGTTATAAAAAAGGGTTTGATGTTGCTATGGCCGTGTTTGAATTATCGAAAAGTTTTCCAAAAGAAGAAACCTATTCTTTAACAGATCAGATCAGAAGAAGTTCGAGAAGCGTAACAATTACAATTGCTGAAGCATATAGAAAAAGAGAATATCCTAAGTATTTTCATAGCAAATTGACCGATGCTGATGCCGAAAATTCTGAGACACAAGGTTGGCTTGAATATGCATTAGCTTGCAAGTATATAACAATAGAGTCGTTTACTAGTTTAACTGAAAGTTCCAAAGAAGTTGGAAGATTGATAAATTATATGATACTAAATCCTGAAAAATTTGGAGTAAAAAAAGAGTAA
- the ruvC gene encoding crossover junction endodeoxyribonuclease RuvC, whose amino-acid sequence MSNERIILGIDPGTTIMGFGLIRVINKKMEFIQLNELILSKYDNHYQKLKVIFERTIELIETHHPDEIAIEAPFFGKNVQSMLKLGRAQGVAMAAGLSRDIPITEYEPKKIKMAITGNGNASKEQVAKMLQQLLGLKELPKNLDSTDGLAAAVCHFFNSGKTIGEKSYSGWDAFVKNNEDRIKK is encoded by the coding sequence TTGTCAAACGAACGCATCATATTAGGCATCGACCCAGGAACTACCATAATGGGGTTTGGATTGATTCGGGTTATCAACAAGAAAATGGAATTCATTCAGCTCAATGAGTTGATTTTGTCCAAATACGACAACCATTACCAAAAATTGAAAGTCATTTTTGAGCGTACCATTGAGTTGATTGAAACGCACCATCCCGACGAAATCGCGATTGAAGCGCCTTTCTTTGGCAAAAACGTACAATCGATGTTGAAGTTAGGGCGTGCGCAAGGTGTGGCGATGGCTGCTGGACTTTCTAGAGACATTCCCATTACCGAATACGAACCCAAAAAGATAAAAATGGCCATCACCGGCAACGGAAACGCCAGCAAAGAACAAGTGGCCAAAATGCTGCAACAACTTTTAGGATTAAAAGAATTACCCAAAAACCTGGATTCAACCGATGGTTTGGCGGCTGCGGTTTGTCATTTCTTCAATTCCGGTAAAACAATCGGTGAAAAAAGCTATTCAGGTTGGGATGCTTTCGTGAAGAACAATGAAGATAGGATTAAGAAGTAG
- a CDS encoding lysylphosphatidylglycerol synthase domain-containing protein: MISIPHKTKQFLVLLVKLLIVGGAFYFIYNQLANNDQLDWEKFIVLFRKNQSVGGILFILSFSVLNRYFEILKWQNLVRFLHPISIGESTKQVLAALTAGLFTPNGVGEYAGKALYFNKKSTKKIIFLNLICNGIQMILSIVFGIFGLLYFNAIFAIIKPKTVLLLFGGLLLVVLILFFSKKINIKGYSIEKLLHKINEIPKAIHQKNILLGTCRYLVFSHQYYFLFLAFDVDLPYLTMMAAIASVYFLASSLPTFQFLDFAVKGSVAVFFFGILGVNEWIVVFISTLMWFLNVVLPVAIGSYFVLKFKSPLASEGGNINLKEKQ, translated from the coding sequence ATGATTTCAATTCCACACAAAACTAAACAATTCCTTGTACTTCTAGTCAAACTTTTGATTGTAGGGGGAGCGTTTTATTTTATCTACAACCAACTCGCCAATAATGACCAGCTCGATTGGGAGAAGTTTATCGTGCTGTTTCGCAAAAATCAATCCGTGGGAGGCATTCTTTTCATTCTCTCGTTTAGTGTCTTGAATCGCTATTTCGAAATTTTGAAATGGCAAAACTTAGTCCGTTTTCTGCATCCTATTTCGATAGGCGAATCTACCAAACAAGTATTAGCCGCTTTAACTGCGGGTTTGTTTACCCCAAACGGTGTAGGCGAATACGCTGGAAAAGCCTTGTATTTCAACAAAAAATCAACCAAAAAAATCATCTTTTTAAATCTGATTTGCAACGGAATCCAAATGATTCTAAGTATCGTTTTTGGCATTTTCGGCTTGTTGTATTTCAATGCTATTTTCGCCATTATCAAACCGAAAACAGTGCTTTTGCTCTTTGGAGGACTTTTGTTAGTTGTACTGATTCTTTTCTTTTCAAAGAAAATCAACATCAAAGGCTATTCTATCGAAAAACTACTTCATAAAATCAATGAGATTCCAAAAGCGATTCATCAAAAAAACATACTGTTAGGCACGTGTCGCTACTTGGTATTCTCGCATCAATACTATTTTTTGTTTTTGGCTTTTGATGTGGATTTACCCTATTTAACGATGATGGCTGCGATTGCTTCGGTCTATTTTCTGGCTTCGTCTTTGCCTACTTTTCAGTTTTTGGATTTTGCGGTAAAAGGAAGTGTGGCGGTTTTTTTCTTTGGAATTTTGGGCGTTAACGAGTGGATTGTGGTTTTCATTTCGACTTTAATGTGGTTCTTGAATGTAGTGCTGCCAGTAGCCATAGGAAGTTATTTTGTTTTGAAATTTAAAAGCCCCTTAGCCTCCGAAGGTGGAAACATTAATCTCAAAGAAAAACAATGA
- a CDS encoding glycosyltransferase, producing the protein MIFVLLGIVIVYVLTISWLIYGCSQVPLYTQKERIPKTTFSILVPFRNEAENLPILLESISKLKYPTDLFEVLLIDDASEEKFQIPNFKFQITLTNTIRQSNSPKKDAITTGVPLANNEWIVTTDADCVVPENWLLTMDAFIQNHKVEMIAGAVTYDCKPSFLHHFQQLDLTSLQGATIGSFGINKGFMCNGANFGYTKSLFQDLNGFVGNDKIASGDDVFLLQKAIAQCPEKVHYLKSKETIVRTQPTDSWKALFHQRVRWASKTSSYQSRFGIGLGLVVFAGNLSLILGLVFGFLGWIPLVYIILLWLAKFMVDSVLLFKTHRFLSPSKMRYRLASSLLYPFFSTSVALYAVFGSYEWKGRRF; encoded by the coding sequence ATGATTTTTGTTTTACTAGGCATAGTAATCGTTTATGTGCTGACTATAAGTTGGCTAATTTACGGTTGTTCCCAAGTCCCGTTGTATACCCAAAAAGAGAGAATTCCAAAAACCACGTTCTCTATTTTGGTTCCTTTTCGCAATGAAGCCGAAAATTTGCCGATTTTATTAGAAAGTATTTCCAAACTAAAGTATCCGACAGATTTATTTGAAGTGCTATTGATTGATGATGCATCGGAGGAAAAATTCCAAATTCCAAATTTCAAATTCCAAATTACCCTAACAAACACTATTCGACAATCGAATTCACCCAAAAAAGACGCCATCACCACTGGCGTTCCTTTGGCCAACAACGAGTGGATAGTGACCACCGATGCCGATTGTGTTGTTCCCGAAAATTGGTTGCTAACAATGGATGCTTTTATTCAAAATCATAAAGTAGAAATGATTGCTGGGGCGGTTACTTATGACTGCAAGCCTTCGTTTTTGCATCATTTTCAGCAATTGGATTTGACAAGTTTACAAGGCGCCACTATTGGAAGTTTTGGCATTAACAAAGGTTTTATGTGCAATGGTGCTAATTTTGGTTATACTAAATCACTTTTTCAAGACTTGAATGGATTCGTAGGTAATGACAAAATAGCCAGTGGTGATGATGTTTTCTTGTTGCAAAAAGCCATAGCGCAATGTCCAGAAAAAGTACACTATTTAAAATCGAAAGAAACCATTGTCCGAACGCAACCTACAGACAGCTGGAAAGCCTTGTTCCATCAGCGCGTGCGCTGGGCTTCGAAAACTAGCTCTTACCAAAGTCGGTTTGGGATAGGATTAGGATTAGTCGTTTTTGCAGGCAATCTTAGTTTGATTCTGGGATTAGTATTCGGTTTTTTGGGCTGGATACCGTTGGTCTATATTATATTACTTTGGCTAGCGAAATTTATGGTAGACTCGGTATTGCTCTTCAAAACGCATCGTTTTTTGAGTCCTTCCAAAATGCGCTATAGGTTAGCCAGTAGCTTACTCTATCCTTTTTTTAGTACTAGTGTGGCTTTGTATGCTGTTTTTGGCTCTTACGAATGGAAAGGGAGACGATTCTAA
- a CDS encoding DUF4184 family protein, which yields MPFTFSHPAIVLPFIKSRRLSATGLIVGSMCPDFEYFIRMKVQSNISHTLLGLFIFNIPISLLAALLFHQIIKKGLIENSPSFFSSRLDDLKKTDWMDYLRNNFIIVVLSIVIGAISHILWDGFTHQTGYFVTEFPFLLSKIYAIPLYKILQHLSSCIGMATLFFYLYKMPSSNIIHDRVKKRYWVFVLFCISLIMAIRFCIGLSFVQYGNVIVSLISSTIIGIAISSFWFKKLL from the coding sequence ATGCCCTTTACTTTTTCGCATCCAGCAATTGTACTTCCATTTATAAAATCTAGGAGATTATCAGCTACGGGTTTAATAGTTGGGTCTATGTGTCCTGATTTTGAGTATTTCATTAGAATGAAAGTTCAAAGCAATATTAGTCATACTCTTTTAGGCTTGTTTATTTTTAATATTCCAATTTCTTTATTGGCAGCTTTGTTGTTTCATCAAATCATAAAAAAAGGATTAATAGAAAATTCACCTTCTTTTTTTAGTTCTCGACTTGATGATTTAAAGAAAACAGATTGGATGGATTACTTGCGGAATAATTTCATTATCGTAGTACTTTCTATTGTTATTGGAGCTATTTCACATATTTTATGGGATGGGTTTACACATCAAACAGGTTATTTTGTTACTGAATTTCCTTTTTTGTTAAGTAAAATATACGCTATTCCATTGTATAAAATTCTTCAGCATTTAAGCTCTTGTATTGGAATGGCTACTTTATTTTTCTATTTATATAAAATGCCATCATCGAATATAATCCACGACAGAGTCAAAAAAAGGTATTGGGTTTTTGTCCTATTTTGCATTTCGCTTATTATGGCAATTCGATTTTGTATTGGATTATCATTTGTACAATATGGAAATGTTATAGTGAGTTTGATTTCTTCTACAATAATTGGAATTGCAATAAGTAGTTTTTGGTTTAAAAAACTGCTATAA
- a CDS encoding DUF456 domain-containing protein: MDILLLGVGLLFVILGVFGSFLPVLPGPSLSFIGLLLLYCTNAIPVNYWILSISLVITLLLTVLDYVIPAKGTKKFGGSSYGIWGTNIGLVVGLLAPIPFGFIIGPFVGAFIGEMIYDNKDHNRALKAATGSFIGFLASSFLKFIVCVMHFGVFVWIVWQYKDNLL; this comes from the coding sequence ATGGACATACTGCTTTTGGGAGTCGGACTGTTATTTGTTATTCTAGGAGTTTTTGGCAGCTTTTTGCCCGTCTTACCTGGACCTAGTTTGAGTTTTATAGGTTTACTTTTATTGTATTGCACTAATGCTATTCCAGTGAATTATTGGATACTCAGCATTAGTTTAGTAATTACTTTACTTTTAACGGTTTTAGATTATGTCATTCCTGCCAAGGGAACCAAAAAATTTGGGGGCAGTTCGTATGGAATTTGGGGAACGAATATTGGTTTAGTGGTTGGATTATTGGCGCCTATTCCTTTTGGATTCATTATTGGCCCTTTTGTTGGTGCATTTATTGGTGAGATGATCTATGACAACAAAGACCATAATCGCGCATTAAAAGCCGCTACAGGTTCCTTTATTGGGTTTTTAGCTTCTAGTTTCCTGAAATTTATTGTATGCGTGATGCATTTTGGGGTTTTCGTTTGGATTGTTTGGCAGTATAAAGACAATTTACTGTAA
- a CDS encoding DUF58 domain-containing protein — MKMESQIDKISKFQHLELLANQVVEGFISGMHKSPFHGFSAEFSEHKVYNAGESTKHMDWKLYAKTDRLYTKRYEEETNMRCHIIIDNSSSMHYPKLSSGQLFYENKIGFSVLASAVLMNILKKQRDAVGLSVFSDSYEYYAPEKGSDRHHRMLLNVLENLLENQKPKKTTDTVTYLHQIAEKMHRRSMILLFTDMFQSDEVSSSDEKLFAALQHLKHNKHKVVLFHVMDFKTELNFDFDSAPKRFVDIESGEEIAVFADTIKEFYEKKMQEYFEKVAMTCAQNKIKYIPVSVGENFEKILTAYLIEKQSFE, encoded by the coding sequence ATGAAGATGGAATCACAAATAGATAAGATAAGTAAGTTTCAGCATTTGGAGTTGCTGGCGAATCAAGTTGTAGAAGGCTTTATATCGGGTATGCATAAAAGTCCGTTTCATGGCTTTTCGGCAGAGTTTTCGGAACATAAGGTCTATAATGCGGGAGAGAGCACTAAGCATATGGATTGGAAATTGTATGCTAAGACGGATCGTTTGTATACTAAACGGTATGAGGAAGAAACGAACATGCGGTGTCATATTATTATTGATAATTCGTCGTCCATGCATTATCCGAAACTTAGTAGCGGGCAGTTGTTTTATGAAAATAAGATTGGCTTCTCGGTTTTGGCTTCGGCGGTGTTGATGAATATATTGAAAAAGCAAAGGGATGCGGTGGGTTTGAGTGTTTTTTCGGATTCTTATGAATACTATGCCCCTGAAAAAGGCAGTGACCGTCATCATAGAATGTTGTTGAATGTGCTCGAAAATTTACTCGAAAATCAAAAGCCAAAGAAAACGACCGATACGGTTACTTATTTGCATCAAATTGCGGAGAAAATGCACCGTAGGTCGATGATTTTGCTTTTTACGGACATGTTTCAGTCGGATGAGGTGAGTTCGTCGGATGAGAAGTTATTTGCAGCCTTACAACATTTGAAGCATAATAAGCATAAAGTGGTTCTTTTTCATGTGATGGATTTTAAAACAGAGTTGAATTTTGACTTCGATTCGGCTCCCAAAAGGTTCGTAGATATAGAATCGGGAGAAGAAATTGCAGTTTTTGCGGATACTATTAAAGAATTTTACGAGAAAAAGATGCAAGAATACTTCGAAAAAGTGGCAATGACGTGTGCACAGAACAAGATTAAGTACATTCCGGTGAGTGTAGGTGAAAATTTTGAAAAAATTTTAACTGCCTATTTAATTGAAAAACAAAGTTTTGAATAA
- the trxA gene encoding thioredoxin, with product MALAITDATFEEVVLKSDKPVMVDFWAAWCGPCRMVGPIIDELSNEYEGKVVVGKVDVDANQEFAAKYGVRNIPTVLVFHNGEVVGKQVGVAPKQTYADSLDALL from the coding sequence ATGGCTTTAGCAATAACAGATGCTACTTTTGAAGAAGTAGTTTTGAAATCAGACAAACCGGTAATGGTTGATTTTTGGGCAGCATGGTGTGGACCTTGTAGAATGGTTGGACCAATCATTGATGAATTAAGCAATGAATACGAAGGAAAAGTAGTAGTAGGTAAAGTAGATGTTGATGCTAATCAAGAATTTGCTGCCAAATACGGAGTTCGTAACATTCCAACAGTATTGGTTTTCCATAATGGAGAAGTAGTAGGAAAACAAGTTGGTGTAGCTCCAAAACAAACATATGCAGATAGTTTAGATGCTTTGTTGTAA